The sequence below is a genomic window from Phoenix dactylifera cultivar Barhee BC4 chromosome 8, palm_55x_up_171113_PBpolish2nd_filt_p, whole genome shotgun sequence.
AATATGCATTTTGCAAGTGGTCCTCAcagaatttttttctaaattctgGACCACATATCATAAAGAATTGGATTAAATTCTTAAATTATTGCATTCATCTATCTTTTTTGTAATTTGAATATGCTATTGATCATTTGTCTTCCAGTTATTTTTATAATGTCATGGTACTTGCTTGACCATTACCTCTTTCCGTTCTGAATACTTTTGTTTGTACCATAATTTGAGCAGGCTTATTTTTGTTGGAGAACACACTTCAGCTTCCTTCATGATCATTCCAAAAATAAAtgtgaaacttttttttttgataaactaACAGGTTGCAGCCATGCTTTTGGACTTCAGTAACTGGAGGTGACAGAAAATCAAGGATGTTAAGATGTACTTGTGATATACCAACTAAGCAACTCCTGACATAGATGGATAAAGGTAGCTTAATTCCCCTGGTTTATGCTTTATTTACCTATTAATCTTCGTTTATTATAATTTTGCACTAATGACCCAAGATACTGGAGCTGACAAGTTTGATTCTGTTACCAATAATCTTGCTCTGGATCACTGCAGAATAAGATATATAATTCTAACCGACTTACATAGTctctctttttatatttttcttggcAGTTTTTGGATGTCAATGGTGCAAATGGCATCTGTTGTCATTTGTTTGATTTGTTACTATTCACTTTGGCAAACTTATGAGCAACTTTTAGGACCTTGATGATGTTTTCTTCCCAAAGATTTAGATTGAATCATAGGCAAAATTTCCACTAGCACCTACTTAACCTAATAATTTtcctctatatatatgtatgtagaaatattaatttcttgtaTTTTGAATGAAATAAGCTAACTGGATTGTAGTGAACTGATGGTCATAGATGCTTGCTTTCAGGAGAAGTGATTAGTGGGACTGGAAACTGATTCGTCATTCATGGGACTGAACGACTTCTTATGGAATTATTGCCTAGGACATTTCTTTATAGAGACATCTCACCTAATTCTTCTTAGCCTGATCGTAGACAATGCACTAGTAGATCCAAGTCCTATAATAGTTTCATAAACCGCTAATGTCTAGTAAGGAATGTTCTTTATAAAATATCATTTGTGACCCCTAAAAACGGTTTGGTATGAACCATGCTTTAAATACAACTTCATTTCAGCTTAACCACCTTCATATGGCAATACAGCCAATTTAACTTTCATGGATGCATTTTGAAGCAGGAATGCAGTGATGCTTTAGTCTGCTGGAGAATATGGAAAAAGCCTCACCTCGAAAGCATCCAATTGTTAGAAACTTGGAATTAGTCTTTATTAGAATTACTGAAGTGCTATGAAATCTTTAAAACCTCGAGGCATCATGTTTAATGCTGTATCTGATTGATATCTCACAGTGAATGCAGGGCAGTCTTATGATCGTAAGGATTGTGGTGGGAAGTATATATTGATAAATGATGAAGAGGACCCACGGTTGGCTATGTTTGACAAGCCCCTCCCATGCTGCGGCTGTGGAATAGGATGGTGTTCGTAAGTGTACCTCCTCACCCCCATCATTCCTTCTATCTCACTCATTGATCTCATGAGAACACCATTCCTTTGCAGTTTGCTTTTGGGATTTGTATGCCCGTTGATATGGTACTGTGCTGCAATTCTGTACTTGTGCAGCTACTACCACAGAGATCCACGAGAGCGATCTGGCCTTGCTGCTAATGCAATTGCTGTTAGTCTCTctctcgccccccccccccacaaaaaaaaaaaaccccaatCCACccgtctttctttctctctctgacacacacacacatgcacctACGCATGCACTGCACACATGCACGTGCAGACACAGTTCAGCAAAATCATTACCTGTCTTTCCCTCCTATAGCTACCAAAAAGCTATATGTCTGCTCTATGTAGCCCGTAAGAAGTGATTATTTCACTGTAAAACACTTCACTATTTATTTAATGACTCTTCAAACACTAAGCATGGCAGTTCCTCCAACAACTTTAATGAACTATCAATAAAAACGTTAAGAATGCTTTGTGACAATTGATCTGATATGACAGCATCAAGAAAAGATCATAATCCTTGAAATAGCTACCATATTGCATTTTTGACAGAGCTACCTGAAAGTTGAAACCACTCATTTGATAGTTACTAAACCACTCCTTATTTGATAACTGCTATCACATTGGAAGCATTAGGAGATTCTTGCAGACTACAATGAGGTCCGAGGGATAATAATGGGAAAATACCATCTTTTGTTCTTTCTTGAGAAATGTGGTGGAAATACCACCCTCAGGGTTTGACCCAGGACCTCTCCTTAGATTACAGGGGTGCTGACAAGCTGGCTAAAAGTTCTCTGCTATATTATTTGATATTTCCACTGCTATTTGGAATTATTTCTTGATTATTAGCTGGACAGTTGATCTTACAACTGATGGGATCGAAGTATATCTTCCTTCTTGACCCCATCTTGTTTGGGAGGAGATCAAGGCTTTCCAAACAAGTTGGAGTTGAGAGGGAAGATATCTGTTGATGTCTCTACACTAAGCAACTTGACTTTCATTCCATGATTGTGCCAGAATTTCCATTACAATCTCCattttttctgaaaagaaaacagccatctctttctttctttctttctttttctttttgtttttttaagaaCAAACGGGCCCAGAAGAGAGGCCCATCATATTTTTATTAAGATCATGAATCAGCCATCTTATATTGTTATtcgtatttattttaatttcttcCCTCAATTTATGTTCCAATTCAGCTATCTATGTATTTTCAGGCACTGGTCTGTACAATTGTGACTTTCATCACCCTGGCTGTCATCTTCCTCTAGTTCAGGTCTTCGTGCTACACGTTCAGGTCTACATGCAGCAAAGTTGGCAGCCAGAGAATACTTATGAACCTTTATCTAGCGAGCTCGGTGAGGGAAGCATGATGATGAATGATTTTAATGTTCAAAATTGCTCACCAGTTCTTTATCTTGTGACGCTATGACAAAGTCATCTGTATGATAAACCACGACAGACATTTGCAGTTAATCGGTAAACTTATCTGTTCACTTTAATATCTTGTGCAAAAATCAAGTTCTTTTGACCACAAATCTTTGGGGCTTTATTTCTCCCATTGGTAAAGGAGAGGGAAGTTGCGATTGAAATCAAACTCCAATATGCATTTGGGCCCTTTTGTATTTAGGATCTAATTGAAGTGCCCCTAGAGTATCAATATCTCCTTTCAGCAATCAAGTTCTTCTGCTATGCTTTGCAGTAACGAAAGCTGACTTTGCCTACAGTGCTCCTACGATGGTGCAATCTCATCGTCGTGCCCTCTTGTAACTCCAGAGACCTGAAAATCTGAAACAGTGCATCTGTTTGTAGCTTGTTGGTTGCTAATCAGGTGGCATCATCATGACCATTAACATTACCCATCTTCAGCTATGCTAATGCACGGGAAAAGGCACCTAATTTTGGGAGCTTTActatttaagaaaaattatattttcatctACTCGagaaattattttttagatATCTGGCTTTTTATGCCATGAATTATAACCGCTCATTTTTATAGCGATGCAATAATATAAGCACTTGCTGAGTGGAAGCCATAGGAACGGTTGGTTGTGATTGGCTGCAGGCATGGATGGTGCGGTGCAGAAAATAATTTCTTgacctagttggttttcagcAATTAATccttttaacttttgattcaAATTACTCTTAATggcatttcaataatttataAGCACCGTGGGGTAGACGAGGGGAATGGTGACACTGAGTCAAGTTAAAACTTAAAAGGATTAACTGAAGCATTAAAGGAGAGAGAGGGTCCGTGCAAATGGTTGAAAGTCCAAAGGATCAAAatgtaagggctcgtttggttcgcaggaaaaggag
It includes:
- the LOC103720810 gene encoding 60S ribosomal protein L18a-like protein isoform X1, whose product is MDKVNAGQSYDRKDCGGKYILINDEEDPRLAMFDKPLPCCGCGIGWCSLLLGFVCPLIWYCAAILYLCSYYHRDPRERSGLAANAIAALVCTIVTFITLAVIFL
- the LOC103720810 gene encoding 60S ribosomal protein L18a-like protein isoform X2, producing the protein MDKGQSYDRKDCGGKYILINDEEDPRLAMFDKPLPCCGCGIGWCSLLLGFVCPLIWYCAAILYLCSYYHRDPRERSGLAANAIAALVCTIVTFITLAVIFL